The following are encoded together in the Desulfomicrobium macestii genome:
- a CDS encoding vWA domain-containing protein, whose protein sequence is MSRYLASARRILALGTVLCLTAFAGTGLAALADLEGTQGHAPVDGLAALEGDVGHAGATPPDDGIVCQPGSPCLEAATQLPLRILPRPFSAMYRDAAASEDGIVLANVPAFRPLYVFDRQGLDLSQASDPRGWYQVGRSKTEPEGWMQAKDVLEWRQALLVSYTHPGNPLEGRRPVLMFNDRAALEAVVDDMDMAGKAKGIYDAIDAKNIPDSVVSMEPQRFVDITRQFYVLPILQWSQTRIDGDDARLLQLAAAVPNSRGADTLQSPDYLEQAQVGRSAGGATMRDVKTDVVFVIDTSRSMQPFIDMTREAVAGMSRKFSAETADRFRFGLVVFRDSLAAAPQLEYVTRNLTPELVPGEQLVELLEKDAGATAVGSVDYAEEAFAGVDMALHSKWREGALRFVIFVGDASSHPKGHPQNTTGKDETDLRREYDDAQVHLFAIHLQDPRAAEDHPRALAQFSHLARVRGDAESSAIREVNAFEEQQYRDLADHLTSRINAKLNETMGGSVGADAAGAADAVGAAPLEEFDKLWEAALIEYVGKEATPPKDIVAWTLDRDLINPADRALDVRVLVTREQLSSLAQSLDQVVQALMRAQVTQGQFFEALQSVSGQTMKRPDDIGGAATLAESGLLPAFIQSLPYKSDILSLTDDMFASMTAEQRSQLEWSVLAKLDQYRTINEQVDAWFRLNDTDPDQDLVYPLHLDYLP, encoded by the coding sequence ATGTCTCGTTATCTCGCGTCCGCGCGGAGAATCCTCGCTCTGGGCACGGTTCTGTGCCTGACAGCCTTTGCCGGAACAGGACTCGCGGCCCTCGCGGATCTCGAAGGGACTCAGGGGCATGCGCCGGTTGATGGTCTTGCCGCGCTGGAAGGAGATGTCGGACATGCCGGGGCCACCCCTCCCGATGACGGAATAGTCTGCCAGCCCGGAAGCCCATGCCTGGAAGCCGCCACCCAGTTGCCGCTGCGCATCCTGCCGCGTCCGTTTTCCGCCATGTACCGCGATGCGGCCGCGAGCGAGGACGGAATCGTCCTGGCCAATGTTCCCGCTTTTCGTCCCCTCTATGTGTTCGACCGCCAGGGCCTTGACCTGAGCCAGGCTTCGGATCCACGCGGGTGGTACCAGGTCGGCCGTTCCAAGACCGAGCCCGAGGGCTGGATGCAGGCCAAGGACGTGCTCGAATGGCGGCAGGCCCTGCTGGTCTCCTACACCCATCCCGGCAATCCTCTTGAGGGGCGCAGGCCCGTGCTCATGTTCAACGACCGCGCCGCGCTTGAAGCCGTGGTCGACGACATGGACATGGCCGGCAAGGCCAAGGGCATCTACGACGCCATAGACGCCAAGAACATCCCGGACAGCGTGGTCAGCATGGAGCCGCAGCGCTTTGTGGACATCACCCGCCAATTCTACGTCCTGCCCATCCTGCAGTGGTCGCAGACCAGGATCGACGGCGACGACGCGCGCCTTTTGCAGCTGGCCGCCGCCGTGCCGAACAGCCGGGGGGCGGACACCCTTCAGAGTCCCGACTATCTGGAACAGGCGCAGGTGGGCCGCTCGGCGGGAGGGGCCACCATGCGCGACGTGAAGACCGATGTCGTCTTCGTCATCGACACCAGCCGCAGCATGCAGCCCTTCATCGACATGACCCGCGAGGCCGTGGCCGGGATGTCCAGGAAATTCAGCGCCGAGACCGCCGACCGTTTTCGCTTCGGCCTTGTGGTCTTCCGGGATTCCCTCGCGGCCGCGCCGCAGCTCGAATACGTGACCCGCAACCTGACGCCCGAGCTGGTGCCCGGCGAGCAGCTGGTCGAATTGCTTGAAAAGGACGCAGGAGCCACGGCCGTTGGCAGCGTGGACTATGCCGAGGAAGCCTTTGCCGGAGTGGACATGGCCCTGCATTCCAAATGGCGCGAGGGGGCGCTGCGCTTCGTCATTTTCGTCGGCGACGCCAGCTCCCATCCCAAGGGCCACCCCCAGAACACCACCGGCAAGGATGAGACCGACCTGCGCCGCGAATACGACGACGCCCAGGTGCATCTTTTCGCCATCCATCTGCAGGATCCCCGCGCCGCCGAGGATCATCCCCGGGCCCTGGCCCAGTTTTCCCATCTCGCCCGGGTGCGCGGCGACGCCGAGAGTTCCGCCATCAGGGAAGTCAACGCCTTCGAGGAACAGCAGTACCGTGATCTGGCCGATCATCTGACCAGCCGCATCAACGCCAAGCTCAATGAGACCATGGGTGGTTCCGTCGGTGCCGATGCAGCTGGCGCGGCCGACGCGGTCGGAGCGGCTCCGCTTGAGGAGTTCGACAAACTCTGGGAGGCCGCGCTCATCGAGTACGTTGGCAAGGAGGCGACCCCACCCAAGGACATCGTGGCCTGGACCCTGGACCGCGACCTGATCAATCCCGCCGACCGCGCCCTCGACGTGCGTGTTCTGGTCACGCGGGAACAGCTGTCCTCCCTGGCCCAGTCCCTGGATCAGGTCGTGCAGGCGCTGATGCGCGCCCAGGTCACCCAGGGGCAGTTCTTCGAGGCCCTGCAGAGCGTCTCCGGGCAGACCATGAAGCGCCCCGACGACATCGGAGGGGCGGCAACGCTGGCCGAGTCCGGGCTTTTGCCCGCCTTCATCCAGAGCCTGCCCTACAAGAGCGACATCCTGTCCCTGACCGACGACATGTTCGCGAGCATGACGGCGGAGCAGCGCTCGCAGCTGGAGTGGAGCGTCCTGGCCAAACTCGATCAGTACCGCACCATCAACGAGCAGGTTGATGCGTGGTTCCGTCTCAACGACACGGACCCGGACCAGGATCTGGTCTACCCGCTGCACCTGGACTACCTGCCCTAG
- a CDS encoding ABC transporter ATP-binding protein: MAEAIAPMIRLDGLVKTRSQSESVFELQVPHFAVRPGQMVAVIGESGCGKSTLLDTLALVMAPTRVERFEIASGEATAPSDVAALWARDDEDGLSALRRDLFGYVLQTGGLLPFLSVRQNICLPARIKGGDMLASRVESLADRLGVAGCLDRMPVALSIGQRQRVAILRALAHQPRVVLADEPTAAVDKARARAIMDDMHRLARDEAVAVVVVTHDVDLVMDRADVAYTFDTRQVSEHVTSSLCRPVREGAP, from the coding sequence ATGGCTGAAGCGATCGCGCCCATGATCCGCCTGGACGGGCTCGTCAAGACGCGTTCCCAGAGCGAGAGCGTTTTCGAGCTGCAAGTGCCGCATTTCGCGGTTCGGCCCGGGCAGATGGTCGCGGTCATCGGCGAGAGTGGCTGCGGCAAGAGCACGCTGCTGGACACGCTCGCCCTGGTCATGGCTCCGACACGGGTCGAGCGCTTCGAGATCGCCTCCGGGGAAGCGACGGCTCCCAGCGACGTGGCCGCCCTGTGGGCCCGGGACGACGAGGACGGCTTGTCCGCGTTGCGTCGCGACCTGTTCGGCTACGTTCTGCAGACCGGCGGCCTGCTGCCTTTTCTGAGCGTGCGGCAGAACATCTGCCTGCCCGCGCGGATCAAGGGCGGCGACATGCTCGCGTCCCGGGTGGAGAGTCTGGCCGATCGTCTCGGGGTTGCCGGGTGCCTGGACCGGATGCCCGTGGCCCTGTCCATCGGGCAGCGACAGCGGGTGGCCATCCTGCGTGCCCTGGCACACCAGCCGCGTGTGGTCCTGGCCGACGAGCCCACGGCGGCCGTGGACAAGGCCCGGGCGCGGGCCATCATGGACGACATGCACCGTCTGGCCCGCGATGAAGCCGTGGCCGTGGTCGTGGTCACCCATGACGTGGATCTGGTCATGGACCGCGCCGACGTCGCCTACACCTTCGATACGCGCCAGGTCTCCGAACACGTCACCAGCTCGCTGTGCAGGCCGGTCCGGGAGGGCGCCCCATGA
- a CDS encoding ABC transporter permease, with amino-acid sequence MTAPRPLKLIPALAALHLRHEWILTLCLVIALAAVISPLLVLLGLKHGTIQTLRERLVEDPVFREIRPSQTREYRPEWFEDVASWPGIGFLTPTILPLSSVISVVRGETGKAELFDLIPTAPGDPLLLENGGIVPEDGAAVLTAEAARRLGVKSGGEVVARVTRSRGGRTENVEVRLKVAAVLDARAGSLARVYAPLSFVLDVEAYKEGYAAPARGWAGDTPEPYASFDGAVLVLPEPLLPISRSGLVINTGFGRIADLTPEGARELLGFSPPPGLAIYNLLSPGTSLTASNLRAIEQKLRGYTRVLLPYVRDVVVRRGAEELRLVGLSLDEEEARLLGVPPTPWGGYAGRLPEGIPGVLWPAGQGVPAGETPSLRSQGVSELDFDLRAVGETALEHPVVPVELLGVLRTATQRAVAFDRGTGRFEMARGGYRGFRLYAQGIDDVPGLYHRLKGQGIEVIAEVEAIERIQVLDRGLTRLFWLIALLGLFGGTAVLVASLYAAVERRRRDLGVLRLLGFARRHVFFFPIAQGLMIAALGLAAGFGGYAALAATINHAFASELAPGEAFCVLPGPYVPVFCLTTLALAALASLAAAWRATCIDPAEVIREQ; translated from the coding sequence ATGACCGCCCCGCGTCCCCTGAAGCTCATCCCCGCCCTCGCCGCCCTGCACCTGCGGCACGAATGGATTCTGACCCTCTGTCTGGTCATCGCCCTGGCTGCGGTGATCTCCCCCCTGCTTGTCCTGCTTGGCCTGAAACACGGCACCATCCAGACCCTGCGCGAACGCCTGGTCGAGGACCCGGTTTTCCGTGAGATCCGCCCCTCGCAAACCAGGGAATACAGGCCCGAGTGGTTCGAGGATGTGGCCTCCTGGCCCGGCATCGGTTTTCTGACCCCGACCATCCTGCCCCTGTCCTCGGTCATCAGCGTGGTGCGCGGTGAGACGGGCAAGGCCGAACTCTTCGACCTCATCCCGACCGCGCCCGGCGACCCGCTGCTGCTTGAGAACGGCGGCATCGTGCCCGAGGACGGCGCGGCGGTGCTCACGGCCGAGGCCGCCCGGCGTCTCGGCGTGAAATCCGGCGGGGAGGTCGTGGCACGTGTGACGCGCTCCCGGGGAGGGCGCACGGAGAATGTCGAGGTCCGGCTCAAGGTCGCGGCCGTGCTCGATGCGCGGGCAGGCTCCCTGGCGCGGGTTTATGCGCCTCTTTCGTTCGTGCTCGACGTCGAGGCCTACAAGGAGGGCTACGCGGCCCCGGCGCGCGGCTGGGCCGGGGATACTCCGGAGCCCTATGCCAGCTTCGACGGGGCCGTGCTCGTGCTGCCCGAACCACTCCTTCCCATCAGCCGCTCGGGGCTGGTCATCAACACCGGGTTCGGCCGCATTGCCGACCTGACCCCGGAAGGGGCGCGGGAGCTGCTCGGATTTTCGCCGCCCCCGGGCCTTGCGATCTACAATCTGCTTTCACCGGGGACTTCCCTGACCGCCTCCAACCTGCGGGCCATCGAGCAGAAGCTGCGCGGATACACCCGCGTGCTCCTGCCCTATGTCCGTGATGTCGTGGTCAGGCGCGGGGCAGAGGAGCTGCGCCTCGTGGGCCTGTCCCTGGACGAGGAAGAGGCGCGGTTGCTCGGGGTTCCGCCGACGCCGTGGGGCGGATACGCCGGTCGGTTGCCAGAGGGAATTCCCGGCGTCCTGTGGCCCGCCGGCCAGGGTGTGCCCGCCGGAGAAACGCCGTCGCTGCGCAGCCAGGGCGTGTCCGAACTGGACTTCGATCTGCGTGCGGTCGGGGAGACCGCCCTTGAGCATCCGGTGGTGCCGGTGGAGCTTTTGGGGGTGCTGCGCACCGCCACGCAGCGCGCCGTGGCTTTCGACCGCGGCACGGGGCGTTTTGAAATGGCTCGCGGCGGGTATCGGGGCTTTCGGCTTTATGCCCAAGGCATCGACGATGTGCCCGGACTGTACCACCGGCTCAAGGGGCAGGGCATCGAGGTCATCGCCGAGGTCGAGGCCATCGAGCGCATCCAGGTCCTGGACCGGGGTCTGACCCGTCTCTTCTGGCTCATCGCGCTGCTGGGGCTTTTCGGGGGAACGGCGGTGCTGGTGGCCAGCCTGTACGCAGCCGTGGAGCGGCGCAGGCGCGACCTTGGGGTGCTCAGGCTGCTCGGTTTCGCGCGCAGGCATGTCTTTTTCTTTCCCATCGCACAGGGGCTCATGATCGCCGCGCTGGGCCTTGCGGCCGGATTTGGCGGCTACGCGGCCCTGGCTGCGACCATCAACCATGCCTTTGCCTCGGAGCTTGCTCCGGGCGAGGCTTTTTGCGTCTTGCCGGGGCCGTATGTTCCGGTTTTCTGTCTGACAACCCTCGCCCTGGCGGCTCTTGCCTCTCTGGCTGCCGCGTGGCGGGCGACATGCATTGATCCTGCGGAGGTCATTCGTGAGCAATGA
- a CDS encoding SUMF1/EgtB/PvdO family nonheme iron enzyme has product MSNDGVRPGRRLSAVMFFLFFAAACVLSYAVLITAALAEAPPQTPFNPKPAEGDLILPMPGDGQMVFRRVPVPGSGFWGDQSRIIQIGDAAGGIFEGLQRTQISGSFPSGPDGTWELVMAKYELTRGQFVAVMGMDALLAASGDPEDQKLPTLKGRELRDALMMPLAYVGHGDVLEFIRRYNQWLFDPAHPERVEAMPRVDEAPGFMRLPTEDEWEYCARGGLAAIQAGTFDNGLPFPAAEANEFAWHLGNAKHQLRPVGLRKPDAGGFHDLFGNAQEMTSGLFRPEIWQGKPGGVAVRGGSVSTPPADLRSALRAELDVYAWNVDEKKVEERRSFNTGARLAIGANVVVTSAQRTRIEKEYEAYKAELRKTMPVGRTLDNLVSQASVQIGSADPIIERLIKENPGLREPLGAVQSTLEKARERLELAQRESARSLAQDAARNGVNLSVYLSRLARLTDTLALARELAETSARYQEQVAAVEKSMAELETALGEQMQGYKDKIGTLGEYEKAYIDFAFTELEAREMTKRERLVMKLLKGHAQSFADQRRADTNLWLEEFRKGFAEFSDS; this is encoded by the coding sequence GTGAGCAATGATGGCGTGAGGCCGGGCCGGCGACTTTCGGCCGTGATGTTTTTTCTCTTTTTCGCGGCGGCATGCGTGCTCAGTTACGCTGTCCTGATCACGGCGGCTCTGGCCGAAGCGCCGCCGCAGACCCCTTTCAACCCGAAACCGGCCGAGGGTGACCTGATCCTGCCCATGCCAGGCGACGGTCAGATGGTTTTTCGCAGGGTCCCGGTGCCGGGCAGCGGGTTCTGGGGCGACCAGAGCCGCATCATCCAGATCGGCGACGCGGCCGGCGGGATCTTCGAGGGGCTGCAACGCACCCAGATCAGCGGCTCCTTTCCATCCGGCCCGGACGGAACCTGGGAGCTGGTCATGGCCAAGTACGAGCTGACCCGAGGCCAGTTTGTCGCGGTCATGGGCATGGACGCGCTCCTGGCCGCCAGCGGTGATCCGGAGGACCAGAAACTGCCGACGCTGAAGGGCCGCGAGCTGCGCGACGCACTCATGATGCCGCTGGCCTATGTCGGTCATGGGGATGTGCTTGAGTTCATCCGCCGCTACAACCAGTGGCTGTTCGATCCCGCCCACCCCGAACGCGTCGAGGCCATGCCGCGAGTGGACGAGGCGCCCGGGTTCATGCGCCTGCCCACCGAGGACGAATGGGAATACTGCGCCCGTGGCGGCCTTGCAGCCATCCAGGCCGGGACTTTCGACAACGGTCTGCCTTTTCCGGCGGCCGAGGCCAACGAGTTCGCGTGGCACCTCGGAAACGCCAAGCATCAATTGCGGCCGGTGGGGCTGCGTAAGCCCGACGCGGGCGGCTTTCACGACCTCTTCGGCAACGCCCAGGAAATGACCTCGGGCCTGTTCCGGCCGGAAATCTGGCAGGGCAAGCCCGGCGGCGTGGCCGTGCGCGGCGGAAGCGTCTCGACCCCTCCGGCGGACCTGCGCAGCGCCCTGCGGGCCGAACTCGACGTCTACGCCTGGAACGTGGACGAGAAAAAGGTCGAGGAGCGGCGATCCTTCAACACCGGGGCGCGCCTGGCCATCGGGGCCAACGTGGTCGTGACCTCGGCCCAGCGCACCCGCATCGAGAAGGAATACGAGGCATACAAGGCCGAGCTGCGCAAGACCATGCCCGTGGGCCGCACCCTGGACAACCTGGTCAGCCAGGCTTCGGTGCAGATCGGGTCCGCCGACCCCATCATCGAGCGGCTGATCAAGGAGAATCCGGGCCTGCGCGAACCGCTTGGCGCCGTGCAGTCCACCCTGGAAAAGGCCCGCGAGCGCCTGGAACTGGCCCAGCGCGAGAGCGCGCGCAGCCTGGCCCAGGACGCGGCCCGCAACGGGGTCAACCTGTCCGTGTATCTTTCCCGGCTGGCGCGGCTGACGGACACCCTGGCCTTGGCCAGGGAACTCGCGGAAACATCCGCACGCTATCAGGAACAGGTCGCGGCAGTGGAGAAATCCATGGCCGAGCTTGAGACCGCGCTTGGCGAGCAGATGCAGGGCTACAAGGACAAGATCGGCACTCTTGGCGAATACGAGAAAGCGTACATCGATTTCGCCTTCACGGAGCTTGAGGCCCGGGAAATGACCAAGCGCGAACGTCTGGTCATGAAGCTGCTCAAGGGGCACGCCCAGAGCTTCGCGGATCAGCGCCGGGCCGACACCAACCTGTGGCTGGAAGAGTTCCGCAAGGGATTTGCCGAATTTTCTGATTCATAA
- a CDS encoding glycine zipper domain-containing protein, translating into MKKIVKVLVVVLLVCALLPGCATMSDQNRTKAEGTGVGAVVGGLLGFAIGGGRGAAIGAAAGAGLGFLVGNEIAKRKQAYASTEDFLDAEIANTQEFNKTAIAYNAKLSKDVTALEKQSKTLRAQYDKGTVDKKVLVAKSDELQKKIDASKKLEDTLAKELEVQTAILADEKKTRPADDQYIVRLQKEVNTLQKNLDKLRDGSTQLAQIDQRLSV; encoded by the coding sequence ATGAAAAAGATCGTGAAAGTGCTCGTCGTGGTGCTCCTGGTCTGCGCCCTTTTGCCAGGCTGCGCGACCATGTCCGACCAGAACCGCACCAAGGCCGAGGGCACGGGCGTCGGCGCCGTTGTCGGCGGGCTGCTCGGCTTCGCCATTGGTGGCGGACGCGGCGCGGCCATCGGAGCGGCGGCCGGTGCGGGATTGGGTTTTCTGGTCGGCAACGAGATCGCCAAGCGCAAGCAGGCCTATGCCAGCACCGAGGATTTCCTCGATGCCGAGATCGCAAACACCCAGGAGTTCAACAAGACCGCCATCGCCTACAACGCCAAGCTGTCCAAGGACGTGACCGCGCTGGAAAAGCAGTCGAAGACCCTGCGCGCCCAGTACGACAAGGGCACCGTGGACAAGAAGGTGCTGGTGGCCAAGAGCGACGAACTGCAGAAGAAGATCGATGCCAGCAAGAAGCTTGAGGACACCCTGGCCAAGGAGCTTGAGGTCCAGACCGCCATCCTGGCCGACGAGAAAAAGACCCGTCCGGCCGATGACCAGTACATCGTGCGTCTGCAAAAGGAAGTGAACACGCTGCAGAAGAACCTGGACAAGCTGCGCGACGGGAGCACCCAGCTGGCCCAGATCGATCAGAGGTTATCCGTATGA
- a CDS encoding S41 family peptidase, producing the protein MRIAGLLILVVTAVFATHAGALCAPLDEIRRILREDALVPPAPEVLEALDEARLPELLKQIDPYARFFPAREYQSPATGREAWIGIGAELVVRGDEIFLSVYRGGAADLAGVPDRSRLLEIDGRSVAGLEPVAVASALKGEEDTAVRLMLMRPDGRQEAVTIIREPFKPLDVEPVPPGDRQVLRIREFVAGMTRPALQATIDFLARKGAARDGQLIIDLRDAGGGDLYEAFDIAGMFLPAGTLLGSIQSRDGQPREVRSSSGDKYPMPLILIVGPDTASAAEIFAGALHRQGRAKLVGQRTYGKCSSQTDVRLSDGSVLRYTNRDVLLPGGDSCSGAGLAPDLEMSGATLGNLPMLVQEVDSAFAPK; encoded by the coding sequence GTGAGGATTGCCGGTCTTCTGATCCTGGTCGTGACGGCGGTTTTCGCCACTCATGCGGGGGCGCTCTGCGCGCCCCTGGATGAGATCCGCCGGATTCTGCGGGAGGATGCCCTTGTGCCTCCTGCCCCGGAGGTCCTTGAGGCCCTGGACGAGGCCCGCCTGCCGGAGCTTTTGAAGCAGATCGATCCGTATGCGCGGTTTTTCCCGGCCCGTGAGTATCAGTCTCCCGCGACCGGACGCGAAGCCTGGATCGGCATCGGCGCGGAGCTTGTCGTGCGCGGCGACGAAATTTTCCTTTCGGTTTACAGGGGCGGGGCGGCTGATCTGGCCGGAGTGCCCGACCGTTCAAGGCTGCTCGAAATCGACGGCAGAAGCGTCGCCGGACTTGAGCCCGTGGCCGTGGCGTCTGCCTTGAAGGGCGAGGAGGACACCGCCGTGCGCCTGATGCTCATGCGGCCGGACGGGCGACAGGAGGCGGTCACGATCATCCGCGAGCCCTTCAAACCCCTTGATGTGGAGCCGGTCCCTCCGGGCGACCGCCAGGTGTTGCGCATCCGCGAATTCGTGGCCGGGATGACCAGGCCCGCGTTGCAGGCCACCATCGATTTTCTGGCCCGAAAGGGCGCGGCGCGGGACGGGCAGCTCATCATCGACCTGCGCGACGCAGGAGGCGGGGATCTTTACGAGGCCTTCGACATCGCGGGGATGTTTCTCCCGGCGGGCACGCTCCTGGGCTCGATACAGAGCCGTGATGGCCAGCCGCGCGAGGTTCGCTCTTCGTCCGGCGACAAATATCCCATGCCGCTGATCCTCATCGTGGGTCCGGACACGGCCAGCGCGGCCGAAATTTTCGCCGGGGCATTGCACCGGCAGGGCAGGGCGAAGCTCGTGGGCCAGCGCACCTACGGCAAATGCAGCTCCCAGACCGACGTCCGTCTGTCCGACGGTTCGGTTCTGCGCTATACGAACCGGGACGTGCTGCTTCCCGGCGGGGATTCCTGTTCCGGCGCGGGCCTGGCCCCGGACCTGGAGATGTCCGGCGCTACGCTTGGGAATCTGCCCATGCTCGTGCAGGAGGTGGACAGCGCATTCGCCCCGAAATGA
- a CDS encoding TolB-like translocation protein, with protein sequence MIRRLALTAMVPLVLSGCLMDALYGDLPDTVRMEPGIHALAGLNSPYDDFNAVAGPPPLKMDAFIAFASNADSKGQHFTIDTGRLRLLQNPYPDRRQARPPAPKLSVERYGAFSAIPFFSGNVRGPTPLFPPADPARVYDEPFPPHMTRGYLLTEEPLPWNGTGELPGGGVWVFDSDHEGRRNLYLVDTAGDVRPFFGNRADSDEVYATYDFKRHELYFSSNRSGKYSIYRYRNQGGSLDFAHWLAEPSRADGIEPVEEFVSSGNTMAPFVHDDQLFMASDRPGTLGGFDLFVSIRSENGWQAPRNLQEFMPKNVHVNTLGNEFRPSILGLGLKNLYDLRVLMFSSDRPGGKGGYDLYVTALPEEVR encoded by the coding sequence ATGATACGTCGCCTCGCCCTGACCGCAATGGTCCCGCTGGTGCTGTCCGGCTGTCTCATGGACGCCCTGTACGGGGACTTGCCCGACACGGTGCGCATGGAGCCGGGCATTCATGCGCTTGCCGGATTGAATAGCCCCTACGACGATTTCAACGCCGTGGCCGGGCCGCCGCCGCTGAAGATGGACGCCTTCATCGCTTTTGCCAGTAACGCGGACAGCAAGGGACAGCATTTCACCATCGACACCGGCCGCCTGCGCCTTTTGCAGAATCCGTATCCTGACCGCAGGCAGGCCCGTCCTCCCGCGCCGAAGTTGAGCGTGGAGCGCTACGGGGCCTTTTCCGCCATCCCCTTCTTTTCCGGCAACGTGCGCGGGCCGACGCCCCTGTTCCCGCCTGCTGATCCGGCCCGCGTTTATGACGAGCCTTTCCCGCCGCACATGACCAGGGGCTACCTCCTGACGGAAGAGCCTTTGCCCTGGAACGGCACCGGAGAGCTTCCCGGCGGCGGGGTGTGGGTCTTCGATTCGGATCACGAGGGCCGGCGCAACCTGTATCTGGTCGATACGGCCGGGGATGTGCGCCCCTTTTTCGGCAATCGCGCCGACTCGGACGAAGTCTACGCCACCTACGATTTCAAGCGGCATGAGCTGTATTTCAGTTCCAACCGCTCCGGAAAATACAGCATCTACCGTTACCGCAATCAGGGCGGCAGTCTCGATTTCGCGCACTGGCTTGCGGAGCCCTCGCGGGCGGACGGCATCGAACCGGTGGAAGAATTTGTTTCCTCCGGCAACACCATGGCCCCTTTTGTCCATGACGATCAACTGTTCATGGCCTCCGATCGTCCGGGCACCCTGGGCGGGTTTGACCTCTTTGTGTCGATCAGGTCTGAAAATGGTTGGCAGGCGCCCCGCAACCTTCAGGAATTCATGCCCAAAAATGTGCATGTGAACACCCTTGGTAACGAGTTCAGGCCCTCCATCCTCGGCCTGGGGCTCAAGAACCTTTATGATCTGCGGGTGCTCATGTTTTCGTCCGATCGCCCCGGTGGTAAAGGCGGCTACGATCTCTATGTCACGGCTCTCCCCGAGGAAGTCCGATGA
- a CDS encoding sel1 repeat family protein gives MRVWLCFVILFLASPLHASEPAVDTLPPELVRLRDEGQLTVRALWAWKLVPESTVGMAMEFRALGLDLISADRAQLASWLGQADEGQIDLSKAQRDVLGQLISRMDEGLPSGEQPASETSVAQEPSVVDAKADGKGEAKDLGEMIRELGAQAEGGDPKAKVSLALAVKAGAGGSPDPIRSVALLEDAAAAGDADAMALLADEYESGLWVPQNAEKAGQLRRKAAQAGSQLAQWGLE, from the coding sequence ATGAGGGTTTGGTTGTGCTTTGTTATTCTTTTCCTCGCCTCTCCGCTGCACGCTTCGGAGCCGGCCGTGGACACGCTTCCGCCCGAGCTGGTCAGGCTGCGGGACGAAGGGCAGCTCACAGTCAGGGCCCTGTGGGCCTGGAAGCTGGTCCCGGAGTCCACTGTGGGAATGGCCATGGAGTTTCGTGCATTGGGCCTGGACCTCATTTCCGCCGACAGGGCGCAGCTTGCTTCCTGGCTGGGGCAGGCAGACGAGGGGCAGATTGACCTCAGCAAAGCCCAGCGTGATGTTCTGGGACAGCTGATCAGCCGCATGGATGAAGGGTTGCCTTCGGGTGAGCAGCCCGCTTCAGAGACGTCCGTTGCCCAGGAGCCTTCCGTTGTCGATGCCAAGGCCGATGGCAAAGGCGAGGCCAAGGATCTTGGCGAAATGATCAGGGAACTTGGTGCTCAGGCAGAAGGCGGCGATCCGAAGGCGAAGGTCAGCCTGGCCCTGGCGGTCAAGGCTGGCGCTGGTGGATCGCCAGATCCGATCCGGTCCGTGGCCCTGCTTGAGGATGCCGCGGCAGCGGGTGATGCCGATGCCATGGCCCTTTTGGCTGATGAATACGAATCCGGTCTGTGGGTGCCCCAGAATGCGGAAAAGGCGGGGCAGCTGCGACGCAAAGCCGCCCAGGCAGGATCACAACTGGCGCAGTGGGGGCTCGAATGA